TACCACTATTTTTAGTTTATTGTTGAGATTTTCTAAACTTGGGTTTTAGGGTTGTAGCTAAAATTAGCACTATTTTCATTGATTCTTGaagttttctgtttttttttttttggggggggctTTTTGTGTACTGGGGTTTTAAGGTTGTAGTAAAGATTCAACCTTTACATGGTTAAAAGGTAGAATTTTGTCAATTTTATGTGATGAGGCGCAGGTCTCCAACATCCCAATGTTCAGATGATTCAATGGAGAAAGGGTTAGGCAAAAATCATCATCCTAGGGTATGTTTGTTAGCTTCATTATCAGGTTTGTTTTGGTTCTTATTGTTGTATTTTCATTTTGTGATTCTTGGGGGTAGACATGTTCAAGATTCACCTAGTTTGGATCcaattttccttaatgcacAATCAATAATAACCCCTCAATCCAATCCCATTAATCGTGCCAATATTGGTAGTGCAAAAGTTGAAATTCGCGCGAAAAAGGCACAACCACCTGTTATTCAGCCTGTGATTAGGGATAATAGTACTCGTCGTCGTGATCCTGAGAGTTATTCTTTTATGCGAGCATTGAGAACTGTAGAGAATAAAAGTGATCCATGTGGTGGAAGGTACATTTATGTGCATGACCTTCCACCAAGATTCAATGAAGATATGCTTAAGGAATGTAAAACTCTTAGTCCTTGGACCAATATGTGTAAGTTTACCGCGAATGCTGGGCTTGGACCACAAATGGAGAATGCTGATGGAGTTTTCTCTAATACTGGTTGGTATGCAACCAATCAGTTTGCTGTCGATGTCATTTTTGGCAACCGGATGAAACAGTACGGGTGCCTTACGAATGATTCCTCTCTGGCTGCTGCGATTTTTGTTCCGTTTTATGCTGGTTTTGATATTGCTAGGTATCTTTGGGGTTATAATACATCTATGAGGGATGCTGCTTCGGTTGATTTACTGGATTGGCTTCAAAAGAGGCCAGAGTGGAACATCATGGGCGGAAAAGATCATTTTCTTGTGGCTGGTAGGATAACATGGGACTTTAGGAGGTTAGATTCGGATTGGGGCAACAAGCTTCTTTTATTACCTGCTGCGAGAAATATGTCGATGCTTGTGGTTGAATCAAGCCCATGGAGTGCAAATGATTTCGGCATTCCATATCCGACATATTTCCATCCAGCAAAGGATGATGAAGTGTTCATTTGGCAGGACCGGATGAGGAAGCTGGAGAGGAAGTGGCTATTTTGTTTTGCTGGTGGGCCACGGCCCGGAAACCCTAAATCAATCAGGGGGCAAATCATTGACCAATGCAAGGATTCCAAAGTCTGCGAGTTATTGAAGTGTGGTCAATCAGGGGAGAGTAAGTGTCATTCTCCTAGCAGTATCATGAAGATGTTCCAGAGCACGCTTTTCTGCTTGCAGCCTCAAGGTGATTCGTATACGAGGAGGTCAGCTTTTGATGCTATGTTGGCTGGCTGTATACCGGTTTTTTTCCACCCTGCTTCTGCGTACACGCAGTATACATGGCATCTTCCAAAAAACTACTCAAGCTTCTCTGTTTTCATTTCTGAGAATGATGTTCGTAAGAAGAATATAAGCATAGAGGAAAGGTTAAGTCAAATTCCTCCTGAGAAGGTGAAGGAAATGCGGGAAGCTGTTATAAGTATGATTCCAAGGCTGATTTATGCCGATCCTCGCTCTAAACTGGAGACTCTCAAAGATGCATTTGATGTATCAGTTGAGGCAATTATAAAGAAAGTTACAAAGCTAAGGAAAGATATCATCGAAGATCGTAAAGATGATAACTTCATTGAGGAGCTTAGTTGGAAATATGCATTGTTGGATGAAGGGCAAACTCAGATTGGAGCTCATGAATGGGATCCATTTTTCGAAAAACCAAAAGATGGAAGTGCAGAATCTGATAATTCATCAGCAGAAGCCGCTAAAAACTCTTGGAAAAATGAACAGGGACAACACTCATGATGTGAACTTTGACACATCTATCACCATCGTCACAGCTTAGAATGAGAGAACTACTAGTTACACGTGAAGTTAGCATCCAATATCAAAACCTGTTTTGGTGAAATTTTAAGAACACTGTGCAGAGGAAAAACATATACATTATCCTGCTTCTAATATAAATCTGGTTGTTGTCTTTTCCAATTCTATGTTATTTATTAGTCATTTATTAGCAATAAAATCCATGTCAATACTTTTGATCACCGAATGATGTCTACTCAGTTAGGAACTTCTGTCATTTGATTTTGTGTTATTTCAGTCATGCCTCCTTTTGTTAATTGTTGCGACAGAGTGCCAGGTTAAATAAAAGCTTCATTTTGGCTTTTGTCCAATCACGTTGGGGTAAAGATATATCGCACACATATTACATAATGTTTGGAGAAGAATTTGGGTGTATAATTTTGTAGTTTGTGTAGTTAGTTCTCAGATTTGTTGGCTATCTTGCAGCTGAAGTTCTGGTTTTCCTAATAGTCTGCTCTGAGCAATGGGTATTATGATGATGCCCATGTAAAAGTTTGCTAtactaataagtattatttcTTCTCATTCTTGTGCCATACTCTTGTCACTTAACTGCATTGGGGGAAGTGGTTGTTGGACCTTGTTATCCTTGACTAAACATAGAAGGTAAATTTCTTCCTGCCTGATCAGGTGTTGGTATTGAGGAGAAGCTAACACATTTGTTTCTAAAGTTGGTCCATCTCTCAAGAACAGAACTTGTGTATTAGTTAATCAATCTTTTGTGAACTGAATTATATTTTGCTGCAATATGTGATATTACTATTCTTGAAGCAATGTTGAAAGTGCATAACATTGATGTTACTTGTATTTTTGCTACTTCCTAGTGGGAGGTAGCATGCACTTGATGAAGTAATCGAGGTGTGCGCTTGTTAAGAAGTGCATAAGATTGAGATTTGTTCccttttaacccaaaaaaaaaaagatttgttCCCATAGTGTCTttcttatttttagttttttttttttccccttcaaatTTTGTGCATTGAAAGTTGATTATATTGATCGTCCTTTCAACATATGATGATGAATGGTAGAACTAGTTAGGCCTCGGTTGGAACAGATTTGAGATTTAGGTCATACGTCCGAgatatttaagtggagaaggatAGAGAAGAGGTCTAATTGTCGCCGAGTTTCAAAGGCTATGCTTAGTCTTGACggtcataaataaaataatataaaatgaatGTTAGAAAGAGTCATCAAATTTGGTCAAGTATTAGAATCCTCGAATAGTCGAAGGAAGACATAGAACATTCGGCGTGTGGGTCCAGAAGCAGCTGTCTCTTCGACTCGatgcaccaaaaaaaaaaaaaaaatagacgaaGAAGGAAAACTAGTTGCAACTTGCAAGTGTTGAGTGAAGGCAGCTGTGAACATGCCATATGCTTTGTAAACCAGCTAATGGTTACCACAAAGTAGCATAAGCAAAATATTCAGTTTATACGACCAAAATGACTAACGTAAGAAACACGAGTGAGGTCTTGCCTATCTGTAATACAATTGCTGGTTCGGTAGCTTACGAGGTAGTTTCTAGGAAAAATTAATGGGAGTACCCATGCAATAATAATTATTCCGAAAATagctattttataaaatattacaCTTCATTCCTATTTAGGGAAAAATATTGACAAAATACTTAGCAGGCATGTACGTTGTAtaccatgacaacaacaacatatccagtgaatATACCATGAGAATATACAATTCACATGTATCGTGCCTAACAATGTGGCtaaactattttatttttctcgAAGATATACgatgtataaaattatattgtgtaattttttattgagctttatataaataaataaagataaagtgATTTTCCCACCCACTGGAACCTGGGTAGTCTTGTAGAAGTCCTTAGTTTTTAAGGTTGTCAAATTTAGCTCATGAAATTCACACCGCCCATTTCATTCAAGCTTCGGGGGTTGGGACTGTATGTGGCTCAAAATTATGTGGCTCAAAATTCGGCGCAACTAAACGTAACCATCCAAAAGCCTGGTACAATTTTGGGCTATCAGTGCTTTTAGTATTagaaaatttcttttctttggcttgttatgtgtatatattttctttcgGTACGTTGCAAACTCTGTTTATTGGAACAAAATACTTTTATCGGTGATTGAACAAATTATAACAGACGcacaaacaaataaaaacaTAATCCTGAGGTAGTCGGGTTGTGTTGTgactctttatttattttaaatcggTCTAATTAATCTTGGCAGAACTAAACTTTGAGCAAGTTGAGCTATCATCAACTTATTAATCAGCTTGCTTTAATTCATTCAAATTTAGCAGGGATTTCTAGATTTAGTGGCCGGTAAATCACTGATCAAAGAGCATATTTTGAAGAGATTCTTCATTGATCTAGTTGGCCAACCCCGTTCATGATGGTAGCTATTTTTGTTTCTAAATAATTGCGTGTCACGGTCAATGTCTCCACAGACTCCATATATTGAGCAATATTGAGATCACGATTTACGTAAAAACATGTCTAACGCGGTTGCCACTGAAGCTTGCTAGTTTAGCTGAGTTAAacttatacacacacacacaaaaagtGTAGCAATTCCAGTTGTATGACtcccaaaagaaaagagaaggtaAAATAAAGAAATGTTTTAAACGTAAGATATGAATGTACAACTGTATAGTTACATTATGAAAATAGACAAATGGAGGAATGGTTCTGCCTTCAAATTGGGGTATGATCCATTCCTCACCTCAGTGTTGGCCCAGCTCATTTTGATACAATCATTCAATGAGTCCCCGATCATGACCAGTAAAACGTTCAACGATTTTTGTTCCACTAGAGATTAAATCAAATAAACCCATTTGACGCTCCTAGCGTCTGCATAGTAAGAtactaataaaaaat
This portion of the Lycium ferocissimum isolate CSIRO_LF1 chromosome 1, AGI_CSIRO_Lferr_CH_V1, whole genome shotgun sequence genome encodes:
- the LOC132050314 gene encoding xyloglucan galactosyltransferase MUR3 encodes the protein MRRRSPTSQCSDDSMEKGLGKNHHPRVCLLASLSGLFWFLLLYFHFVILGGRHVQDSPSLDPIFLNAQSIITPQSNPINRANIGSAKVEIRAKKAQPPVIQPVIRDNSTRRRDPESYSFMRALRTVENKSDPCGGRYIYVHDLPPRFNEDMLKECKTLSPWTNMCKFTANAGLGPQMENADGVFSNTGWYATNQFAVDVIFGNRMKQYGCLTNDSSLAAAIFVPFYAGFDIARYLWGYNTSMRDAASVDLLDWLQKRPEWNIMGGKDHFLVAGRITWDFRRLDSDWGNKLLLLPAARNMSMLVVESSPWSANDFGIPYPTYFHPAKDDEVFIWQDRMRKLERKWLFCFAGGPRPGNPKSIRGQIIDQCKDSKVCELLKCGQSGESKCHSPSSIMKMFQSTLFCLQPQGDSYTRRSAFDAMLAGCIPVFFHPASAYTQYTWHLPKNYSSFSVFISENDVRKKNISIEERLSQIPPEKVKEMREAVISMIPRLIYADPRSKLETLKDAFDVSVEAIIKKVTKLRKDIIEDRKDDNFIEELSWKYALLDEGQTQIGAHEWDPFFEKPKDGSAESDNSSAEAAKNSWKNEQGQHS